From one Nonomuraea polychroma genomic stretch:
- a CDS encoding sugar ABC transporter substrate-binding protein, which produces MRRTPIVLALFGALVVTGCSSGGQTAQSAPPASSAAPQAGGGRFAVITHGAPGDSFWDVVKNGAEAAGKQYGVRVTYQGDGDPAKQSQLIDQAVSEKVDGIVVSMANPDALKEAIGKAVTAKIPVVTINSGADSSKAFGALTHVGQSEDVAGRGAGEQLKAAGVTKLLCVIHEAGNVGLDQRCKGAEEILGGTVERLQVDVSNLADVTSKVTAKLQSDQQVNGVLSLNPAIAIAARDAIKDSGSQAKLATFDLSADVVDAIKADEVLFAVDQQQYLQGYLPITFLTLYKANLNTVGGGLPVNTGPGFVTEDNAEQVAKLAEAGTR; this is translated from the coding sequence ATGAGACGTACCCCGATCGTGCTGGCCCTGTTCGGCGCCCTCGTCGTGACCGGCTGCTCCTCCGGAGGACAGACCGCGCAGAGCGCCCCACCCGCGTCATCCGCAGCCCCCCAGGCAGGTGGCGGCCGGTTCGCCGTCATCACCCACGGGGCGCCCGGCGACTCCTTCTGGGACGTGGTCAAGAACGGCGCCGAGGCCGCGGGCAAGCAGTACGGGGTGCGCGTCACCTACCAGGGCGACGGCGACCCCGCCAAGCAGTCCCAGCTCATCGACCAGGCCGTCTCCGAGAAGGTGGACGGCATCGTGGTCTCCATGGCCAACCCCGACGCGTTGAAGGAGGCCATCGGCAAGGCCGTCACCGCCAAGATCCCGGTGGTGACCATCAACTCCGGAGCCGACTCCTCCAAGGCGTTCGGCGCCCTGACGCACGTCGGCCAGTCGGAGGACGTGGCCGGGCGCGGCGCGGGTGAGCAGCTCAAGGCCGCCGGCGTCACCAAGCTGCTGTGCGTCATCCACGAGGCCGGCAACGTCGGCCTCGACCAGCGCTGCAAGGGCGCCGAGGAGATCCTCGGCGGGACCGTCGAGCGGCTGCAGGTGGACGTCAGCAACCTGGCCGACGTGACGTCCAAGGTCACCGCCAAGCTCCAGTCGGACCAGCAGGTCAACGGCGTATTGTCGCTCAACCCGGCCATCGCGATCGCCGCCAGGGACGCGATCAAGGACTCGGGATCGCAGGCCAAGCTGGCGACGTTCGACCTGTCGGCGGACGTCGTGGACGCGATCAAGGCGGACGAGGTCCTGTTCGCCGTGGACCAGCAGCAGTACCTGCAGGGCTACCTGCCGATCACGTTCCTCACCCTGTACAAGGCCAACCTCAACACCGTCGGCGGCGGCCTGCCCGTCAACACCGGGCCCGGGTTCGTGACCGAGGACAACGCCGAGCAGGTGGCCAAGCTGGCCGAGGCCGGCACCCGATGA
- a CDS encoding phytase, which yields MLVRPLFATVLLLLTPLSPGVATVTAAAETPPLYDDEAGGHANGDDPAIWVHPTRPGKSVVIATAKEGGLYAYSLSGAQLQHVPAQPPPGPGHEPGRLNNVDLVHRFRLSTGAKVDLAVASDRGRDHLRVYAVDPAKAAAGQPPLTDVTDPAVPFVFNSTQEEVDAAETVYGLAVHGTQVLVSRRHETRLGLLDLVAAPGGKVTYRKVRTLDLPSSFALPDGSTWAPCLEPGELPQAEGMVVDRGVLYAAQEDVGIWRLRADLTGRPVLMDRVKEYGRQDTYDPATEECVPGQDRGFGGEHLAADAEGLTVYETGRDSGYLLASSQGDDTFAVYDRAGRNTYLGQFRVGPGDRADGAEASDGAMATSAPLGHAYPEGLLVVHDGADSPPDGDREVTNFKFVDWRKVARSFK from the coding sequence GTGCTTGTGCGCCCACTCTTCGCCACAGTCCTGTTGCTGCTCACCCCCCTCTCCCCCGGCGTCGCGACCGTCACGGCCGCCGCCGAGACCCCGCCCCTGTACGACGACGAAGCCGGCGGCCACGCCAACGGCGACGACCCGGCGATCTGGGTGCACCCCACGCGCCCCGGCAAGAGCGTCGTGATCGCCACCGCCAAGGAAGGCGGCCTGTACGCCTACTCCCTGTCCGGCGCCCAGCTCCAGCACGTGCCCGCCCAGCCGCCTCCCGGCCCCGGTCACGAGCCGGGCCGGCTCAACAACGTCGACCTCGTCCACCGCTTCCGCCTGTCCACGGGCGCGAAGGTGGACCTGGCCGTCGCCTCCGACCGGGGCCGCGATCACCTGCGCGTGTACGCCGTCGACCCGGCCAAGGCGGCCGCCGGGCAGCCACCGCTGACCGACGTCACCGACCCCGCGGTGCCGTTCGTCTTCAACAGCACCCAGGAGGAGGTCGACGCGGCCGAGACCGTCTACGGCCTGGCCGTCCATGGCACCCAGGTGCTGGTCAGCCGCCGCCACGAGACCAGGCTCGGCCTGCTGGACCTGGTCGCCGCGCCCGGCGGCAAGGTCACCTACCGGAAGGTCCGCACCCTCGACCTCCCGTCGAGCTTCGCCCTTCCCGACGGCTCCACCTGGGCGCCGTGCCTGGAGCCGGGCGAGCTCCCGCAGGCCGAGGGCATGGTCGTGGACCGCGGTGTGCTCTACGCCGCGCAGGAGGACGTCGGCATCTGGCGCCTGCGGGCGGACCTGACCGGCCGTCCGGTCCTGATGGACCGCGTCAAGGAGTACGGCAGGCAGGACACCTACGACCCGGCGACCGAGGAGTGCGTGCCCGGCCAGGACCGCGGCTTCGGCGGCGAGCATCTGGCGGCCGACGCCGAGGGCCTGACCGTGTACGAGACCGGCCGCGACAGCGGCTACCTGCTGGCCTCCAGCCAGGGCGACGACACCTTCGCCGTCTACGACCGCGCCGGCCGCAACACCTACCTCGGCCAGTTCAGGGTCGGCCCGGGCGACCGCGCCGACGGCGCCGAGGCCAGCGACGGCGCGATGGCCACCAGCGCCCCGCTCGGCCACGCCTACCCCGAGGGCCTGCTGGTGGTGCACGATGGCGCCGACAGCCCGCCGGACGGCGACCGTGAGGTCACCAACTTCAAGTTCGTGGACTGGCGGAAGGTGGCCCGTTCCTTCAAATAG
- a CDS encoding tyrosine-type recombinase/integrase yields MRPWAPVPWSSSAGWPAAPTSSSTTTAMSRPVWGSAWTDTGRIFTREDGRDLTPDWVSTHFERLTLWADLPPIRLHDLRHGAATLSLAAGNDMKTTSTMLRHSSISITADLYTAVLPDVARAAAEASAALVPRTVTVGESFRTNGLRGVGSDRH; encoded by the coding sequence ATGCGGCCCTGGGCTCCTGTCCCATGGTCTTCTTCGGCAGGCTGGCCCGCAGCGCCCACGTCAAGCTCCACGACCACTGCCATGAGTCGGCCGGTGTGGGGCTCGGCTTGGACGGACACAGGCCGGATCTTCACGCGTGAGGACGGCCGCGATTTGACGCCCGACTGGGTCAGTACGCACTTTGAGCGGCTGACGCTCTGGGCCGACCTGCCGCCAATCCGACTGCATGATCTCCGGCATGGTGCGGCCACGCTGTCACTGGCGGCCGGGAACGACATGAAGACGACGTCGACGATGCTACGGCATTCGAGCATTTCGATCACTGCTGATCTATACACGGCGGTTTTGCCTGATGTGGCGCGGGCGGCAGCCGAAGCCAGCGCTGCTTTGGTGCCTCGGACGGTCACGGTGGGGGAGTCGTTCAGGACAAACGGTCTTCGTGGCGTAGGTTCCGACCGTCACTAG
- a CDS encoding alpha/beta hydrolase family protein, with translation MRDLDGQVQVELERADIEPLLATGWTPPERFRATAADGVTNVYGVLYRPHDFDPGRSYPVIDHLYPGPQSTRVSPAFDPGMLGREAEVLAALGFVVVAVDGRGTPGRDKAFHDASYGNYASAGGIADHVAALRQLAATRPWMDLGRVGATGHSGGGFATVRAMLACPEVYRVGVAESGNHDNRLFHLQFAEAYDGLDPAAWARSSNVDLADRLEGKLLLIHGGVDDVVHVHHSMRLAERLITADKDVELLVVPGAEHFFVGYEHHVYRRKWDFLVRNLMGIEPPEHRLTPAVLSMDLIISLFS, from the coding sequence GTGCGCGACCTGGACGGGCAGGTGCAGGTCGAGCTGGAGCGGGCCGATATCGAACCGCTCCTTGCGACGGGCTGGACTCCTCCCGAGCGCTTCCGCGCCACGGCGGCCGACGGGGTTACCAACGTCTACGGAGTGCTGTACCGGCCGCACGACTTCGACCCCGGCCGCAGCTACCCGGTCATAGACCACCTCTATCCAGGCCCGCAGAGCACGCGCGTCTCCCCTGCCTTCGACCCCGGCATGCTCGGCCGCGAAGCCGAGGTGCTGGCGGCGCTCGGCTTCGTCGTCGTTGCCGTCGACGGGCGCGGCACGCCCGGCCGCGACAAGGCCTTCCACGACGCCTCCTACGGCAACTACGCCTCCGCCGGCGGCATCGCCGACCACGTCGCCGCCCTGCGGCAACTCGCCGCGACCCGCCCCTGGATGGACCTCGGACGAGTCGGGGCCACCGGCCACTCCGGCGGCGGATTTGCCACCGTCCGCGCCATGCTCGCCTGCCCCGAGGTTTACCGGGTCGGGGTCGCCGAGTCGGGCAACCACGACAACCGCCTCTTCCATCTGCAGTTCGCCGAGGCGTACGACGGTCTGGACCCCGCGGCCTGGGCCCGATCGTCGAACGTGGATCTGGCTGACAGGCTCGAAGGAAAACTGCTGCTCATCCACGGAGGGGTGGACGACGTCGTGCACGTCCACCACTCCATGCGGTTGGCCGAGCGGCTCATCACCGCCGACAAGGACGTCGAGCTCCTCGTCGTTCCCGGCGCCGAGCACTTCTTCGTCGGCTACGAGCATCACGTCTACCGGCGCAAGTGGGACTTCCTCGTCCGCAACCTCATGGGGATCGAACCGCCGGAGCACCGCCTCACCCCGGCCGTTCTCAGCATGGACCTGATCATCAGCCTGTTCAGCTGA
- a CDS encoding PadR family transcriptional regulator, with product MSRRSMQEPTFLILTALAAGPQHGYGIITDVVQISGERVRLQAGTLYAALDRLQGEGLVATDREEVVDGRARRYYRLTSEGEARLATEAEHLRRNADTATSRLRTRLRPAFSIKPAASREAGLAMVFRSAT from the coding sequence ATGAGTCGAAGATCTATGCAGGAACCGACGTTCCTGATCCTTACAGCGCTCGCCGCTGGGCCCCAGCACGGCTACGGCATCATCACGGACGTTGTGCAGATCTCGGGTGAACGGGTACGACTGCAAGCCGGCACGCTGTACGCCGCGCTCGACCGCCTCCAGGGCGAGGGGCTGGTCGCGACCGACCGCGAGGAGGTCGTCGACGGCCGCGCGCGGCGTTACTACCGTCTCACCTCAGAGGGCGAAGCCCGGCTGGCCACAGAAGCGGAGCACCTGCGTCGCAACGCCGACACCGCCACCTCTCGCCTGCGCACCAGACTCCGCCCGGCGTTCAGCATCAAACCGGCGGCGTCTCGGGAAGCGGGCCTCGCCATGGTCTTCAGGAGCGCCACGTGA
- a CDS encoding MFS transporter, which yields MIPDSTPAPPAWRELLGPEHLGAAIVLAGGVLVGAVNIYLASSLLPTAVADIGGAGFYAWNMTIYLVAMVIATMLVSRLLARWGNVGAYRLGFAVFLVGSLACAASPAMPVLLAGRGVQGFGAGVLSGLGFAVIRSALPRRLWTRGNALMSAMYGVGNFVGPALGGLFAQFGSWRLAFVAMAVIAAACCAVVPQVLPRGERSDARAPVPAVSLLLVTAATAAVSLAGILPGTMAMAGGIVVALLLVAAFVAYERRSELRVFPRTTYQAGSPLKWIYLTLGLLAFGVAVESFVPLFGQQLGGLPPLAAGLFGAAISLGWSLTQLGSSSATRERAVRRLRIIGPLLLASGFLLQGLLQREDTPTWLVLIWVPVLFIAGSGIGLAYPHLSVAAMSSTQDPGEGRRAAAAIATVTSLSIAFGTAVAGVLVNLGDPSMLDSARYVLFGFAIICAIGAITARAANRSSRPEPAEPAAHTPLQQGS from the coding sequence GTGATTCCCGATTCAACCCCCGCCCCGCCTGCCTGGCGGGAACTGCTAGGCCCCGAACATCTCGGAGCTGCGATCGTGCTGGCGGGCGGCGTGCTCGTCGGTGCGGTCAATATCTATCTGGCCTCGAGCCTGCTGCCGACCGCGGTGGCCGACATCGGCGGCGCCGGCTTCTACGCGTGGAACATGACGATCTACCTCGTCGCCATGGTGATCGCGACGATGCTGGTCAGTCGGCTCCTGGCCCGGTGGGGGAACGTCGGCGCCTACCGCCTCGGCTTCGCCGTGTTCCTGGTGGGCTCGCTGGCCTGTGCGGCGAGCCCGGCGATGCCGGTACTGCTGGCCGGCCGCGGCGTCCAGGGATTTGGGGCGGGGGTGCTGTCCGGGCTGGGGTTCGCCGTCATCCGCTCGGCCCTGCCGCGCCGACTGTGGACCCGCGGCAACGCCCTGATGTCAGCGATGTACGGTGTCGGCAACTTCGTCGGTCCGGCGCTCGGCGGCCTGTTCGCCCAGTTCGGCTCGTGGCGCCTGGCGTTCGTGGCGATGGCGGTGATCGCGGCGGCGTGCTGCGCGGTGGTGCCCCAGGTGCTGCCGCGCGGCGAACGCAGCGACGCGCGGGCTCCGGTCCCGGCCGTGTCGCTGCTGCTGGTCACGGCGGCCACCGCGGCTGTCAGCCTGGCGGGGATATTGCCCGGCACCATGGCGATGGCGGGCGGCATCGTGGTGGCACTGCTGCTGGTGGCCGCCTTCGTCGCCTACGAGCGGCGCAGCGAGCTGCGGGTCTTCCCGCGCACTACCTACCAGGCCGGCTCACCACTGAAGTGGATCTATCTGACGCTCGGGCTACTGGCCTTCGGCGTCGCGGTCGAGTCGTTCGTCCCGCTGTTCGGCCAGCAGCTGGGTGGGCTGCCCCCGCTCGCGGCCGGCCTGTTCGGGGCGGCCATCTCGCTCGGCTGGTCATTGACCCAGCTCGGCAGCTCATCGGCCACCAGGGAGCGCGCGGTACGCCGTTTGCGCATCATCGGCCCGCTGCTCCTGGCGTCCGGCTTCCTCCTCCAGGGACTGCTGCAGCGCGAGGACACGCCGACCTGGCTGGTACTCATCTGGGTACCGGTGTTGTTCATCGCGGGTTCCGGCATCGGCCTGGCCTACCCACACCTGTCCGTGGCCGCCATGTCCAGCACCCAGGATCCGGGGGAAGGACGCAGGGCCGCCGCGGCGATCGCCACCGTGACGAGCCTGTCGATCGCGTTCGGCACGGCCGTGGCCGGAGTCCTGGTCAACCTCGGCGACCCGTCGATGCTCGACTCGGCACGGTACGTACTGTTCGGATTCGCGATCATCTGTGCGATCGGCGCCATCACCGCACGCGCGGCGAACCGTTCGAGCCGCCCGGAGCCCGCCGAGCCGGCCGCCCACACTCCGCTGCAACAGGGCTCGTGA
- a CDS encoding site-specific integrase produces MDHRRPARHLERRKITQRGDQAVPRARLEALFTDDRNAIRERVLWRLLYDTAARAEEILTLDIDDLDPEFRRARTRSKGGDTEYLHWATATARAPARLLADRTAGPVFLADRRSPASGKRARALTDIDPVSGRGRLSYPRAEYLFKQASMRHDPHGSGWTLHQLRHSALKHLAASGRSAPELQAKSRHKHLATLGHYVRLGEGTSARLTADNDLHVRSPPSLGTKPSASSIRHSWPEPLPALQKWCAAAGSRMTSGSYNTA; encoded by the coding sequence GTGGATCACCGCCGACCCGCCCGGCACCTGGAACGCCGGAAGATCACCCAGCGCGGCGACCAGGCCGTGCCACGGGCACGACTGGAAGCGCTGTTCACCGACGATCGCAACGCCATTCGCGAGCGGGTGCTGTGGCGGCTGCTCTATGACACCGCCGCCCGAGCCGAGGAGATCCTCACCCTGGACATCGACGATCTCGATCCGGAGTTTCGCCGGGCCCGCACCCGCAGCAAGGGCGGCGACACCGAGTACCTGCACTGGGCCACCGCCACCGCCCGTGCTCCTGCCCGGCTGCTGGCCGACCGTACCGCGGGGCCGGTGTTCCTGGCCGACCGGCGCTCACCCGCTTCAGGCAAACGCGCCAGGGCGCTGACCGACATCGACCCCGTCAGCGGGCGCGGCCGTCTGTCCTACCCCCGTGCCGAATACCTGTTCAAGCAGGCCTCGATGCGCCACGATCCGCACGGCAGCGGGTGGACCCTGCACCAACTGCGGCACTCCGCGCTCAAGCATCTGGCCGCCAGCGGCAGGAGCGCCCCGGAGCTGCAGGCTAAAAGCCGCCACAAGCACCTGGCCACTCTTGGGCACTACGTCCGGCTCGGTGAGGGGACCTCCGCCCGCCTCACCGCCGACAACGACCTCCACGTGAGAAGCCCGCCGTCCTTGGGAACGAAGCCGAGCGCCTCCTCGATCCGCCATTCCTGGCCGGAGCCGCTCCCCGCTCTCCAAAAATGGTGCGCGGCCGCGGGTTCCCGGATGACCTCCGGGTCGTACAACACCGCGTAG
- a CDS encoding group II intron maturase-specific domain-containing protein, producing MLAESTGERLPPPARRTTGHPELLEPQPCLRSRRPGAGPVPRPTAGPRRPSRPGAIQAIKEKVKAKTYRSTRHMSLAELIVGLNRLLRGWANYFRHAVAKDVFNAIDSFTWRRVANWIFCKHSLLSRQEMRRRFCRQSTWKIVHDGIELTGAASVKVTRYRYRGHNIATPSTPTPAAATPSG from the coding sequence GTGCTCGCCGAGAGCACGGGCGAGCGACTTCCGCCGCCCGCAAGACGAACCACCGGTCACCCGGAACTTCTTGAACCACAGCCCTGCTTGCGATCGAGGCGACCTGGTGCTGGGCCAGTACCGCGACCGACTGCCGGACCGCGACGGCCGAGCAGGCCGGGGGCGATCCAGGCGATCAAGGAAAAGGTGAAGGCGAAGACCTACAGGTCAACCCGCCATATGAGCCTGGCCGAGCTGATCGTCGGCCTCAACCGGCTCTTACGTGGGTGGGCGAACTACTTCCGGCATGCGGTGGCGAAAGACGTGTTCAACGCGATCGACTCCTTCACCTGGCGTCGCGTCGCGAACTGGATCTTCTGCAAACACTCGCTGCTCAGCCGCCAGGAAATGCGCCGCAGATTCTGCCGGCAGAGCACCTGGAAGATCGTTCATGACGGCATCGAACTCACCGGCGCAGCCAGCGTGAAGGTGACTCGATACCGCTACCGGGGGCACAACATCGCAACCCCCTCGACCCCGACACCGGCAGCCGCCACACCCAGCGGCTGA
- a CDS encoding pentapeptide repeat-containing protein has product MDALPVEKRQELHDARQQRPWQYLTSLGVLFGLVFTAGGLVYTAKTWETGQETLRTTQQQQITDRYTKAVEQIGSDKSVEVRIGGLYALERIAKDSPSDAETIRHVIVAFILERDRPATSKGDDRWKPEADVGTALRVLGTFPRISVTEIPPLIAAHFEFADWQYVYLTGADLSGANLNGADLAVANLNGANLFGADLTVADLSGADLSGADLRYAYLNYADLNDALLNGANLTNAKLGSADLRGADLRGADLRGAKLDGSDSVADLRGADLRNVRGMTPEEIRKVAKIDKTTKF; this is encoded by the coding sequence TTGGACGCCTTACCCGTGGAGAAACGGCAAGAGCTACACGATGCGCGACAGCAGCGACCTTGGCAGTACCTCACCTCGCTCGGCGTGCTCTTCGGCCTGGTCTTCACTGCCGGCGGTCTCGTCTACACAGCCAAAACGTGGGAGACAGGGCAGGAAACGCTCCGGACCACCCAGCAGCAGCAGATCACCGACCGGTACACCAAGGCCGTTGAGCAGATCGGCTCAGACAAGTCCGTCGAGGTGCGCATCGGCGGTCTCTACGCGCTGGAGCGGATCGCCAAAGACTCTCCATCCGACGCCGAAACGATCCGGCACGTCATTGTGGCGTTCATCCTGGAACGTGATCGCCCCGCCACGAGCAAGGGAGACGATCGCTGGAAGCCAGAAGCTGACGTAGGAACCGCGCTTCGAGTTCTCGGCACCTTCCCCCGCATCAGCGTGACAGAGATACCGCCTTTGATTGCCGCTCACTTCGAATTCGCAGACTGGCAATACGTGTACCTGACCGGAGCGGACCTGAGTGGCGCGAACCTGAACGGCGCGGACCTAGCCGTTGCGAACCTGAACGGCGCGAACCTGTTCGGCGCGGACCTGACCGTCGCGGACCTGAGTGGCGCGGACTTGAGTGGCGCGGACCTGCGCTACGCGTACCTGAACTACGCGGACCTGAACGACGCGCTCCTAAACGGCGCGAACCTGACCAACGCGAAGCTGGGAAGCGCTGACCTGAGAGGCGCTGACCTGAGAGGCGCCGACCTGAGAGGCGCGAAACTGGACGGCTCGGACAGCGTCGCTGACCTGAGAGGCGCGGACCTGAGAAACGTCAGGGGCATGACGCCAGAAGAGATCCGCAAAGTCGCAAAGATAGACAAAACAACCAAGTTCTAA
- a CDS encoding phenylacetate--CoA ligase family protein — protein sequence MGESIRQLARDMRRAVREGSEAIARRRQARLAELVAYARAHSPYYCELYGDLPARVDDPELLPVTSKKTLMARFDDWVTDREVTRERVEAFVADPGLVGHRFLGRYLVTTTTGTSGQRGLFVQDDRCLAVHTATGLRTGGGLSARDVFRTLARAGRTAIVTAPRGHFATVAGAARAALERPWLGRMMRVIPTDQSMERVVDELNRFDPASVAGFVGMLTLLAGEQEAGRLRIRPAVVVLGGETLTPETRERLAIAFGAKVRAAYACGECGFLTAGCEHGWYHVNSDWVVLEPVDADHRPVPPGQFSHTVLISNLANRIQPILRYDLGDSVLVRPDPCPCGSPLPAVQVQGRAADLLTFPIDRGEHVGISPMSFGTALAVPGMEQFQLVQTAPTVLRVRLRAANGADADRVWQTARDRVVHLLTEHKAGHVTIERAEEPPQQSPGGKYRRIIPLPRL from the coding sequence ATGGGGGAAAGCATCCGGCAGCTCGCCCGCGACATGCGGCGCGCCGTACGGGAAGGCTCCGAGGCGATCGCCCGGCGGCGGCAAGCCCGCCTGGCCGAGCTGGTAGCCTACGCCCGCGCTCACTCGCCCTACTACTGCGAGCTGTACGGCGACCTGCCTGCGCGGGTCGACGACCCCGAGCTCCTCCCGGTCACCAGCAAGAAGACACTGATGGCCCGCTTCGACGACTGGGTCACCGACCGCGAGGTGACCCGTGAGCGGGTCGAGGCGTTCGTGGCCGATCCGGGCCTCGTGGGGCACCGGTTCCTCGGCCGCTACCTGGTCACCACGACCACCGGCACCAGCGGACAGCGAGGCCTCTTCGTGCAGGACGACCGGTGCCTGGCCGTGCACACCGCCACCGGGTTGCGCACCGGCGGCGGGCTGTCGGCGCGTGATGTCTTCCGGACCCTCGCCCGTGCCGGCCGCACCGCCATCGTCACCGCGCCCCGCGGCCATTTCGCCACCGTCGCGGGAGCGGCCAGGGCGGCCCTGGAACGGCCGTGGCTCGGCCGGATGATGCGGGTCATCCCGACCGACCAGTCGATGGAGAGGGTAGTCGACGAGCTCAACCGGTTCGATCCGGCCAGCGTCGCCGGTTTCGTTGGCATGCTCACGCTGCTGGCCGGCGAACAGGAGGCCGGCCGGTTGCGCATCCGCCCGGCGGTCGTCGTCCTCGGCGGTGAGACGCTGACCCCGGAGACCCGGGAGCGGCTCGCCATCGCGTTCGGGGCCAAGGTCCGCGCCGCCTACGCCTGCGGCGAGTGCGGCTTCCTCACAGCCGGCTGCGAGCACGGCTGGTACCACGTCAACAGCGACTGGGTCGTCCTGGAGCCGGTCGATGCCGACCACCGGCCCGTCCCGCCGGGCCAGTTCTCGCACACCGTGCTAATCAGCAACCTCGCCAACCGGATCCAGCCGATCCTGCGCTACGACCTCGGCGACAGCGTCCTGGTGCGTCCCGACCCCTGTCCGTGCGGCAGCCCGCTCCCGGCCGTCCAGGTGCAGGGCCGCGCCGCCGACCTGCTCACCTTCCCCATCGACCGCGGCGAGCACGTCGGCATCTCGCCCATGTCCTTCGGCACCGCGCTGGCCGTTCCCGGTATGGAGCAGTTCCAGCTCGTCCAGACCGCGCCCACCGTCCTGCGGGTACGCCTGCGGGCCGCGAACGGCGCCGACGCGGACCGCGTCTGGCAGACCGCGCGCGACCGGGTCGTCCACCTGCTCACCGAGCACAAAGCCGGTCACGTGACGATCGAGCGCGCCGAGGAGCCGCCGCAACAGTCGCCCGGCGGGAAATACCGCAGGATCATCCCCCTGCCGCGGCTCTGA
- a CDS encoding TetR/AcrR family transcriptional regulator, whose amino-acid sequence MQESRRERKKRETRQRIVMAALRLFEEQGYEQTTVAQIAAAADVDPKTFFNYFRTKDEVLYVDVERDFDVLVGAIADRRPGEGPGEVLARAVERYAAHRRPKVPVKEPEELSAVARLALTTPALQAKGLYLLLDLQQRIAGELRKAFPGLDPVTAAAMTGALMGAIQQAGLASVQLGRSQEELWEASRHGVEIAMRGLLSVRPPTANP is encoded by the coding sequence ATGCAGGAGTCGCGGCGGGAGCGGAAGAAGCGTGAGACCCGGCAGCGCATCGTGATGGCGGCCCTCAGGCTGTTCGAGGAGCAGGGGTATGAGCAGACCACCGTGGCGCAGATCGCCGCGGCGGCGGACGTCGATCCCAAGACGTTCTTCAATTACTTCCGCACCAAAGACGAGGTGTTGTACGTCGACGTGGAGCGGGACTTCGACGTGCTGGTCGGGGCGATCGCGGACCGCCGGCCGGGGGAGGGTCCGGGCGAGGTGCTGGCCAGGGCGGTCGAGCGGTACGCCGCCCACCGCCGGCCCAAGGTCCCCGTCAAGGAGCCCGAGGAACTGTCGGCCGTGGCCCGGTTGGCTCTGACCACGCCAGCACTTCAGGCCAAGGGGCTCTACCTGCTGCTGGACCTGCAGCAGCGTATCGCAGGCGAGCTGCGGAAGGCGTTCCCCGGCCTCGACCCGGTCACCGCGGCCGCGATGACTGGAGCCCTGATGGGGGCCATCCAGCAGGCGGGCCTGGCGAGCGTCCAGCTCGGCCGGTCCCAGGAGGAGCTGTGGGAGGCGAGCCGGCACGGCGTGGAGATCGCCATGCGCGGCCTGCTCTCGGTGCGGCCGCCCACCGCGAACCCTTGA
- a CDS encoding LuxR C-terminal-related transcriptional regulator has translation MRIVIAEDAVMLREGLCMLLTSRDHEVVAAVGDGDALLAAVAEHGPDIAVVDVRMPPTHTDEGLRAAIQIRRDHPEVGVLVFSQYIETRYATQLLAGGAHGVGYLLKERVADVKDFLAALDQIAVGQTVLDPEVVTQIMGASRRAETLGTLTPREREVLAMMAEGRSNNSIAAALFLSYGSVEKHVTQIFTKLGLSPSDNDHRRVLAVLHYLQA, from the coding sequence ATGCGCATCGTGATCGCCGAGGACGCCGTGATGCTCCGGGAGGGCCTGTGCATGCTGCTCACCTCCCGCGACCACGAGGTGGTGGCCGCCGTGGGCGATGGCGACGCGCTCCTGGCCGCCGTGGCGGAACACGGTCCCGACATCGCCGTGGTCGACGTACGCATGCCGCCTACCCACACCGACGAGGGCCTGCGAGCCGCGATCCAGATTCGCCGTGATCACCCAGAGGTGGGCGTGCTGGTGTTCTCCCAGTACATCGAGACGCGTTACGCGACCCAGTTGCTCGCCGGCGGCGCCCATGGCGTGGGATACCTGCTGAAGGAGCGCGTCGCCGACGTCAAGGACTTCCTGGCCGCGCTCGACCAGATCGCGGTCGGGCAGACCGTCCTCGATCCCGAGGTCGTCACCCAGATCATGGGCGCCAGCCGCCGCGCGGAGACCCTGGGCACGCTCACCCCGAGGGAACGCGAGGTGCTGGCCATGATGGCGGAGGGGCGTTCCAACAACTCCATCGCCGCCGCGCTGTTCCTGTCGTACGGCTCGGTGGAGAAGCACGTGACGCAGATCTTCACCAAGCTCGGCCTGTCTCCGTCGGACAACGACCACCGCCGGGTACTCGCCGTCCTGCACTACCTGCAGGCCTGA